The Cytobacillus oceanisediminis genomic interval CTGGGTTTGTCGTGTGGGCAGTCATTGGGCTGCCTTCCAAAGTAACAACTTCATCGGCATTGCCATGGTCAGCTGTGATGATCGCTTTTCCGCCTTTAGAAATAATCAGATCAACAATTTTGCCAAGGCATTCGTCAACCGTTTCAACCGCCTTGATCGTTGGCTCAAGCATGCCTGAGTGCCCCACCATGTCCGGGTTGGCAAAGTTCAGGAGGATCGCATCGAAATTGTCAGCCTCTATTTCCTTCAGCAACGCGTCCGTCACTTCATAAGCACTCATTTCAGGCTTAAGGTCATAGGTAGCTACTTTAGGTGAGTCGATCAGGATCCGCTCTTCGCCAGGGAACTTCTCTTCACGCCCGCCGCTCATAAAGAACGTCACATGAGGATACTTTTCTGTTTCCGCAATGCGGAGCTGTGTTTTTCCGTTTTGGGCTAAAACCTCACCCAGGGTGTTATCAAGGTTAGTCGGTTTGAACGCCACATACCCGTCAACCGTTTCACTGAAGTGGGTCAAACAAACAAAGAACAAGTTTTCAGGATGTCCTGGCCCTCTATCAAAGGAACGGAAGTCTTTATTTGTAAAAGTGTTCGAGATTTGAATTGCCCGGTCCGGACGGAAGTTATAGAAAATAACTGCATCATTGTTCTTAATCGTTGCAACCGGTTTACCATCTTCTGCAGTAATGACAGATGGAATGACGAACTCATCAAAGATACCATTTTTATAGTTATCTTCAACTAAATCCAAGGGATCGCTGTATGAAGGGCCATCACCATACACCATGGAACGGTAAGACTTTTCAACACGCTCCCAGCGTTTGTCGCGGTCCATGGAATAATAGCGTCCGGAAATCGTCGCAAATTCGCCGACTCCGTACTCCTCCATTTTTTCCTGCGCTTCTTTAATGTAGCCTGCTGCTGTTTGCGGGCCAACATCACGTCCATCCAGGAATCCATGAACATAGACATTCTTCACACCTTCTTCAGCGGCCATACGAAGCAGTGCGAATAAGTGCTGAATATGGCTGTGAACGCCTCCATCTGAAAGAAGTCCCATCAAATGAAGATCCGTGCCATTCTTTTTAACATGGTCAATCGCAGAACGGAACGTTTCGTTTTTCTCAAACTGTCCTTCACGAATGGCCACGTTCACTCTTGTTAAACTCTGATATACAATCCGGCCTGCACCGATGTTTAAGTGGCCTACTTCAGAGTTTCCCATTTGCCCTTCCGGAAGACCTACTGCTTCGCCGCTGGCTGTGAGCGTTGCGTTAGGGTAGGTATTCCAGTAGCGTTCGAAGTTTGGCTTCTTTGCCTGGGCAACGGCATTTCCCATCCGCTCGCCGCGCAATGCGAAACCATCTAAGATGATTAATGCAACTGGAGATTTACTCATTCTTGCCTGCCTCCAATAATTGAAGGAATGATTGCGGCTCAAGGCTTGCGCCGCCTACAAGAGCTCCATCAATATCAGGCTGGCTCATATATTCTTTAATATTTGCAGGCTTTACGCTGCCGCCGTACTGGATGCGGACTGCATCTGCTGCAACTTGCGAAAATTGCTTCGCAACAACAGATCGGATATGTGCACATACTTCATTCGCATCTGCAGATGTGGAAGATTTGCCTGTTCCGATTGCCCAGATTGGCTCATATGCAATAACAGTCTGTTTTACCTGATCTTCTGTTAAGCCATTAAGAGCTTTTTCCACCTGCGAGCCTACAAGATCCATCGTTTCACCGCTTTCACGCTGTTCAAGCGATTCACCGACACAAACGATAGGAGTTAAATTGTATTTAAAAGCAGCCAAAGTTTTTTTGTTAACCGCCTCGTCTGTTTCATTAAACATTTCCCGGCGTTCGGAATGACCAAGGATTACATATTTTACCCCAAGGTCTTCAAGTGCTACAGGGCTGACTTCGCCTGTAAAAGCACCGCTTTCTTCGAAGTGCATGTTTTGCGCGCCGATTTCAACATCTGAACCCTTTGAGCTTTCAACAAGTCGCTCCAGGAATAGTGCAGGTGCACATACAACTGTTTCTACCTGCTCTTTTCCAGGCACTAAGCCATTGATTTCTTCAAGAAAGACTTTCGCTTCCGGAAGTGTTTTATGCATTTTCCAGTTTCCTGCGATAATTGGTTTACGCATGTTGCACGTCCTTTCATGCATTTTATTATGGTCAATAGGCAGGGCAAAAACTGCCCCTATCATAAATTATTTATCGTTTAAAGCAACTACGCCAGGCAGAGCCTTTCCTTCCATAAACTCAAGGGAAGCGCCGCCGCCTGTTGAGATATGGCTCATGCGGTCAGCAAGATGGAATTTCTCAACTGCTGCTGCAGAATCGCCGCCGCCGATGACTGAATATGTATCATTCGCTTCTGCTAAAGTCTCAGCCACAGCTCTTGTTCCGCCTGCAAATTTCTTCAATTCAAAAACACCCATCGGCCCATTCCAGATTACCAGCTTGGAATTCTGGATTACATCGCTATAGATTTCACGAGTTTTAGGTCCGATATCAAGTGCTTCCCAATCAGAAGGAATTTGTTCAATTGCTACTGTTTTAATATTGGCTTCCTCGGAAAAATCGTCTGCTACCACGACATCAACAGGCATATAGAAGTTCACGCCTTTTTCTTTCGCTTTTTCCATAAACGATTTTGCAAGGTCAATTTTATCTTCTTCTAAAAGTGACTTTCCTACTTCATGGCCGTTAGCTTTTACAAACGTATAGGCAAGTCCGCCGCCAATGATCAGGTTGTCTACCTTTTCAAGAAGGTTTTCTATTACACCGATCTTATCTTTAACCTTTGCACCGCCGATAATGGCTGTAAATGGACGCTCAGGATTTGAAAGAGCTTTTCCAAGTACATCAAGTTCTTTTTCCATTAATAGTCCTGATACTGCAGGAAGGTGCTGCGCAATTCCTTCCGTTGAAGCATGTGCACGGTGTGCTGCTCCAAAGGCATCGTTCACATACACATCAGCAAGCTCAGCAAATGCCTTAGCAAGTTCAGAATCATTCTTTTCCTCGCCAGGATAGAAACGCACGTTTTCAAGAAGAAGAACATCTCCTTCACCTAACGTGGCAACCATTGCTTTTACAGAATCTCCATATGCTTCATCGGCCTTCTTCACTTCTTTGCCAAGAAGCTCGGACAAACGCTTTGCTACTGGTGTTAAACGCAAGTCTTCAACAACAGAACCCTTCGGACGGCCCAAATGGCTTGCTAAGATCACTTTAGCACCCTGGTTAGTCAAATACTCAATCGTTGGAAGAGCTGCTTTGATGCGAGTTTCATCTGTTACCTGTCCATCCTTCATCGGCACGTTGAAATCAACCCGGCAGAAAACACGCTTACCTTTTAACTCAACATCTTTTACGCTTTTTTTGTTCATAGCAAAAGGACCTCCTTACCAGGAAAAGCGGAAGCCCCTTGCCCAAGAGGTAAGCAGACTAAAAACGCCACGTCCTGTGGCAACGTCTGTATAAACCGCATCCCTGCGGTCCTCAAGCATAAGACGAGCGCTGGCAGAAGGCGTTCTTTGCCTTCAGAAGCGATTGGCCTATGACTCGAGCCCCTAGGCGCTGGAGCTAGACACCATCCCAGTTAAATATTTTTACTTTTTGCTTTAAAACAAAAGGGAGAGGGATTGTTTCCCTGCTCCCCTTTTACCCTTATCCATTATAGACGTTAGCGATTTTAATATCCAACAAGATGAGGTATTTTTTTAGAGAAAAATTTCACCTTGAGAATGCTTCGCAAAACGAATATTTTTCTGGAAAAGATTTATCTATTAAAGCCCTTTTTGAGCGATGTAGTCAACAAGGTCAACTACACGGTTAGAGTAACCAGACTCGTTGTCATACCAAGAGATGACTTTCACCATGCTGCCTTCCATAACCATTGTAGAAAGGGCATCAATTGTAGAAGAAGCCGGGTTTCCGTTGTAGTCGCCAGATACTAATGGCTCTTCGCTGTATGCAAGGATGCCTTTTAGTTCGCCTTCAGCAGCTGCTCTAAGAGCGCTGTTTACTTCTTCTGCTGTTACATCTTTGTCAAGCTCAGCAACAAGGTCAACTAGAGAAACGTTTGGAGTTGGAACACGCATAGCTCCACCGTTCAATTTGCCTTTTAGTTCAGGCAATACTAGAGATACTGCTTTTGCAGCACCCGTAGTTGTTGGGATGATGTTTTCTGCTGCTGCACGGGCACGGCGATAGTCTTTGTGCGGCAAGTCAAGGATCTGCTGGTCATTTGTGTATGAGTGAACAGTCGTCATCATACCGCGCTTGATTCCGAAGCTGTCGTTCAATACTTTTGCAAATGGAGCCAAGCAGTTTGTTGTACAAGATGCGTTTGAGATTACATGGTGGTTTGCAGGGTCATATTTATCATGGTTAACACCCATAACCACTGTGATATCTTCGTCAGTTGCAGGAGCTGAGATGATTACTTTCTTCGCGCCAGCTTCAAGGTGTTTCGCAGCGTCAGCACGCTTTGTGAAACGGCCAGTAGATTCTACTACTACTTCTACGCCAAGATCTCCCCATCCTAATTGAGCAGGATCGCGCTCAGCAAGCACTTTTACTTTATGGCCGCCAACAACAAGGTAATCGCCGTCAACTGTTACTTCTTCATTTAATGTTCCGTGTACGGAATCATATTTTAAAAGGTGTGCAAGCATGTTTGCATCTGTAAGGTCATTTACTGCTACAACCTCTACATTAGGGTTATTAAGAGCTGCACGGAAAACAACACGCCCGATTCTTCCAAATCCGTTAATACCAACTTTAACTGCCATGAATATTTCCTCCTTAGAAAGGTAGATTTTATATTTGAAAAGGGATTACCCTTTTAACAACTGTTTTGCTGCACCTTCATCTGTCACTAAAATGGTAGAGGATGGTGCCCGTTTCATGTATGCCGCGATGGCTTTTGCCTTTGAGGAACCGCCTGCCACTGCAATGACATGTTCAATATGGGATAGGTCATCCAGCTGAAGGCCGATGGTCTGAACCTTATGTACAACCTCGCCGCCTTCATTGAAGTAATAGCCAAAAGATTCGCCTACTGCCTTGGCATGCTTGATTTTCTCAAGATCTTCTTCACTGGTTTTGCGGCGTTCCGCCATTGTAATAGCGTCCCCAATCCCGTGTAAAACCATGCTTGCAGATTTGATCTGGGTGATTACTTCTTTAATATTGGGTTCTTTAATGATGCTTTCATACATCTCCCTGCTCACCTGGTCCGGTACATAAAGAACGCGGTGCCTGGAATCTGTATGATCAGCCATTTTTGCACAAATGGTGTTAGCCTGGTTTTTAACATCCTCGCCAATTCCGCCCCGTGCCGGCACAAACAGCCAATCCCGTTCAGCAAGATCGGGAGTAAGCATCTCCGCTACGGCTGCCATTGTGGATCCGCCGGTAACTGCGATGATATTTTTTCCTTTGAGCCTTGATTTCATACACAGCGCTGTGGCCCTGCCAAGTTCCTGCTTCACCCATGGAGATTCATCGCTGTTTCCGGAAACAATGATAGCCCGGCGAATGCCAAGTTTTCGGGATAACTCCTGCTCCATTACGGCTATACCCGAAATATCCCTCATTATTCCTTCAAGAGCTTCAAGCAACTCCTTGCCATCGGAAGTAAGACTCATTCCCGTACTTGAAATGCGGATCAGGTTCTGGTCTTTTAAAAACTCAACCTCACTTCTCAGCACTCTTTCCGTCAGGCCTAAACTTACTGCAAGGCTCCTTCTTCCAACCGGCTCCATCAGCCCTATGTAATGAAGAATCCCATAGCGCTTCTGCATAACCGCAAGCATATCAGGCAATAATCTTTTTTGAATATCAATTAGTGAGTACATCCGGAAAGCTCCTTCATCATATGTGGTCGTTTTTTGTCCCGCATAGACATATTATGTCCCACTTGCCACAAAAAAAATCACCCTTGCTTCTCCTTCATAATAGCAAGAGTGAGTATTGAAATCAACTGATAAAACTCAGTTTTTTTCTGTAAGCGCTTCACTTAATGTAATGGCATCAATATGCCCGAACTGCACTTCGCTCCCATCAATTTCAACAACCGGAATCATGAGCCCATACTTCTCGGTCAGTTCATCGCTCTCATCAATGTCTTTCTCAATTAAGGTAAAATCATATTCTTTCTTTAATTCCACTATTACTTCCTTAGCTTTATCACACAGCGGGCATCTGCTGCGTGTATAAAACACTATCTCTGGCTGTTTCAATCAGCAAATCCCCTTTGTCAGTCATACCTTTTCCGTTTCGATGATGATGGGATGCCCAGCTGATCCCGATATTTTGCAATCGTCCTTCTGCTGACAACCATCCCCTCTTGTTCCTTCAGCAACTTCACAAGCTCTTGATCGGATAAAGGCTTTTGCTTATTTTCCTCTTCAATCATTTTACCAATAATCGTCTTTACCTGCTGTGAAGATGTATTTTCATCAGATGTTGTTTTGATCGTGCTTGAGAAGAATGATCTCAGCTCATACGTCCCATATGGCGTTTGCGCATATTTTTCCCGGACAGCACGGCTGACAGTTGATTCATGTATTTCGAGTTCATCTGATATTTCCTTCATGGTCATCGGCTTCAGATGAGAAGGCCCTTTTATAAAAAAGTCCTGCTGTTTTTCAACGATTTTAAGTGTCACATTCGCAAGAGTCTCTTTTCTCTGCTCGATGCTCCTCATGATCCATTGGTAATCCTGGTGCTTTTCCTGTAAAAAGCGGCTGACATTTCGGTCTCCAGTGGCCGAAAACTTTTTATAATAGCCTTCATTAAAACTGATTTTAGGAAGCACTTCATCAAAAACACTGACGGAAAAAGAGCTTCCATCCCACTTAATAATCACGTCCGGTGTTATATATGCGGATTTCTCGCTTTGAAAGGATGAAGCCGGTCTTGGATTCAAGGTCTGCACGAGGTCGAATACCTCCTGAATCTCTTTTAGCTCCACACTGAGCTGCTTGGCAATCTCCTTCCATTTCTTTTCCGCAAAAAAGGTAAAGTAGTCATCTATAATGATTTCAGCCAGTTCATTTCTCTCTGGCAATCTCTTAATCTGCAGGGACAGGCACTCCTGAAGATTTCTCGCGCCAATGCCAGCAGGCTCAAGTTCCTGCAGCTCTTCAAGCATTTGTTCCACATTTTCAAGGGGCATCTGGAGAGTCTTGGCAGCTGTCTGCAGATCCCCTCGAAAGTAACCGTTTTCATCAAGGCTCTCAATAAGATGCTCAATCACTTTTTGTTCGTCCTTGTTTAATTTCAAATGAAGCTGCGATTTCAAGTATTCATCCAGCATCATCGTCTTTCCGCAGCCAATCTGCTCAATCCAATTTATTTTATCTTTTTCGACTTTTGTTCTCGTCAGTTTGACACGGTCATAACGGGGATCCATCGTCTTGACATGACCGGACTCTACTTTTAAAAGGGGATTTTCAAGCGCTTTGTTTTCCAGGAATGCAGAGAGCTCCTGTGTGCTGTATTGCAGAAGGGCAATCGCCTGCGTCAGCTCCTGTGTCATTGTTAATTTCATTGTCTGCTGCTGCCATAACCCAGCTTTCAAATTCATCATACATTCCCCCTGTCCCCATTTTACAATATTCCCGGTAAATGTTGTATGGAAATATCTTGGCAAATGTCAATCGCACCGGCACTTCTCCATCTTTCTGAATACTTCACAATATGCATGGCAGAGGGGAGAATATTCATTTTTTATGGTGAAAACTGCGGATTTTAAGGATTTTTTAGTAATTCAGGCTTAAATTCAGGAAGTTTTTTTGATTATGTGCGGATAGAGGAAATTTATTTGTGGATAAGGCCAATTTACTTGCGGATAAAATTTTTTATGTGCGCATAGGCCGAATTTATTTGCGGATAGCGTAAAAAGTAAAAACTCCCTGTCCATATCAGACAAGGAGTTTTGGCAGCGCCCTCGGCAGGAATCGAACCCACATCTCAAGAACCGGAATCTTACGTGCTATCCGTTGCACCACGAGGGCAAATATTTTAATAGATGGCTGACCATGCGCTCAGCCGCTACGATAACTAATTATATGATATGTTTATTCACTTTGCAAGCCTCCTTTTAGTTTAAAAATTGGAACAATGGGTATCATGGAATGAGATAGCACAGCACAGAAAAATGTGTCGAACGAATCAAACACAATTTCCATGCGATTCGTTTGACCTTAATTGACCATCAGTGTATCATGATAATACATAGGAGTTAAAAAATTTTCTTTACTTGGAAGAACATGCTTGTTCATCTTGTATGTTGACCTTATCTTGAAGGAGGAATTGGAAAATGAACTTAATCCCTACAGTCATTGAACAAACAAACCGCGGTGAGCGCGCTTATGATATTTACTCCCGCCTTTTAAAAGACCGCATCATTATGCTGGGAAGCGCAATCGATGACAATGTGGCAAACTCAATTGTTGCCCAGCTTTTATTCCTTGAAGCAGAAAATCCTGAAAAAGACATTTCCATTTACATTAATAGCCCGGGCGGAAGCATTACGGCTGGTATGGCTATTTATGATACGATGCAATTCATTAAGCCGAAGGTACAAACCATTTGTATCGGTATGGCAGCATCCATGGGTGCATTCCTTCTTGCTGCTGGAGAGAAAGGCAAGCGTTTTGCCCTTCCAAACAGTGAAGTCATGATTCATCAGCCGCTGGGCGGAGCTCAGGGACAGGCGACTGAAATCGAAATCGCTGCAAAGCGCATTCTTTTCCTTCGCGAAAAATTAAACACAATTCTTTCAGAGCGCACTGGACAGCCGCTTGAAGTCATTGCGAGGGACACTGACCGCG includes:
- the gpmI gene encoding 2,3-bisphosphoglycerate-independent phosphoglycerate mutase; protein product: MSKSPVALIILDGFALRGERMGNAVAQAKKPNFERYWNTYPNATLTASGEAVGLPEGQMGNSEVGHLNIGAGRIVYQSLTRVNVAIREGQFEKNETFRSAIDHVKKNGTDLHLMGLLSDGGVHSHIQHLFALLRMAAEEGVKNVYVHGFLDGRDVGPQTAAGYIKEAQEKMEEYGVGEFATISGRYYSMDRDKRWERVEKSYRSMVYGDGPSYSDPLDLVEDNYKNGIFDEFVIPSVITAEDGKPVATIKNNDAVIFYNFRPDRAIQISNTFTNKDFRSFDRGPGHPENLFFVCLTHFSETVDGYVAFKPTNLDNTLGEVLAQNGKTQLRIAETEKYPHVTFFMSGGREEKFPGEERILIDSPKVATYDLKPEMSAYEVTDALLKEIEADNFDAILLNFANPDMVGHSGMLEPTIKAVETVDECLGKIVDLIISKGGKAIITADHGNADEVVTLEGSPMTAHTTNPVPVIVTEDGAELRTDGILGDLAPTVLDLLGLEKPAEMTGTSLLKK
- the clpP gene encoding ATP-dependent Clp endopeptidase proteolytic subunit ClpP codes for the protein MNLIPTVIEQTNRGERAYDIYSRLLKDRIIMLGSAIDDNVANSIVAQLLFLEAENPEKDISIYINSPGGSITAGMAIYDTMQFIKPKVQTICIGMAASMGAFLLAAGEKGKRFALPNSEVMIHQPLGGAQGQATEIEIAAKRILFLREKLNTILSERTGQPLEVIARDTDRDNFMTAERALEYGLVDQIITRNSLDEKKDK
- the gap gene encoding type I glyceraldehyde-3-phosphate dehydrogenase; translated protein: MAVKVGINGFGRIGRVVFRAALNNPNVEVVAVNDLTDANMLAHLLKYDSVHGTLNEEVTVDGDYLVVGGHKVKVLAERDPAQLGWGDLGVEVVVESTGRFTKRADAAKHLEAGAKKVIISAPATDEDITVVMGVNHDKYDPANHHVISNASCTTNCLAPFAKVLNDSFGIKRGMMTTVHSYTNDQQILDLPHKDYRRARAAAENIIPTTTGAAKAVSLVLPELKGKLNGGAMRVPTPNVSLVDLVAELDKDVTAEEVNSALRAAAEGELKGILAYSEEPLVSGDYNGNPASSTIDALSTMVMEGSMVKVISWYDNESGYSNRVVDLVDYIAQKGL
- a CDS encoding glutaredoxin family protein; translated protein: MKQPEIVFYTRSRCPLCDKAKEVIVELKKEYDFTLIEKDIDESDELTEKYGLMIPVVEIDGSEVQFGHIDAITLSEALTEKN
- a CDS encoding phosphoglycerate kinase, with the translated sequence MNKKSVKDVELKGKRVFCRVDFNVPMKDGQVTDETRIKAALPTIEYLTNQGAKVILASHLGRPKGSVVEDLRLTPVAKRLSELLGKEVKKADEAYGDSVKAMVATLGEGDVLLLENVRFYPGEEKNDSELAKAFAELADVYVNDAFGAAHRAHASTEGIAQHLPAVSGLLMEKELDVLGKALSNPERPFTAIIGGAKVKDKIGVIENLLEKVDNLIIGGGLAYTFVKANGHEVGKSLLEEDKIDLAKSFMEKAKEKGVNFYMPVDVVVADDFSEEANIKTVAIEQIPSDWEALDIGPKTREIYSDVIQNSKLVIWNGPMGVFELKKFAGGTRAVAETLAEANDTYSVIGGGDSAAAVEKFHLADRMSHISTGGGASLEFMEGKALPGVVALNDK
- a CDS encoding sugar-binding transcriptional regulator, with the protein product MYSLIDIQKRLLPDMLAVMQKRYGILHYIGLMEPVGRRSLAVSLGLTERVLRSEVEFLKDQNLIRISSTGMSLTSDGKELLEALEGIMRDISGIAVMEQELSRKLGIRRAIIVSGNSDESPWVKQELGRATALCMKSRLKGKNIIAVTGGSTMAAVAEMLTPDLAERDWLFVPARGGIGEDVKNQANTICAKMADHTDSRHRVLYVPDQVSREMYESIIKEPNIKEVITQIKSASMVLHGIGDAITMAERRKTSEEDLEKIKHAKAVGESFGYYFNEGGEVVHKVQTIGLQLDDLSHIEHVIAVAGGSSKAKAIAAYMKRAPSSTILVTDEGAAKQLLKG
- the tpiA gene encoding triose-phosphate isomerase, with product MRKPIIAGNWKMHKTLPEAKVFLEEINGLVPGKEQVETVVCAPALFLERLVESSKGSDVEIGAQNMHFEESGAFTGEVSPVALEDLGVKYVILGHSERREMFNETDEAVNKKTLAAFKYNLTPIVCVGESLEQRESGETMDLVGSQVEKALNGLTEDQVKQTVIAYEPIWAIGTGKSSTSADANEVCAHIRSVVAKQFSQVAADAVRIQYGGSVKPANIKEYMSQPDIDGALVGGASLEPQSFLQLLEAGKNE
- the rpoN gene encoding RNA polymerase factor sigma-54; protein product: MNLKAGLWQQQTMKLTMTQELTQAIALLQYSTQELSAFLENKALENPLLKVESGHVKTMDPRYDRVKLTRTKVEKDKINWIEQIGCGKTMMLDEYLKSQLHLKLNKDEQKVIEHLIESLDENGYFRGDLQTAAKTLQMPLENVEQMLEELQELEPAGIGARNLQECLSLQIKRLPERNELAEIIIDDYFTFFAEKKWKEIAKQLSVELKEIQEVFDLVQTLNPRPASSFQSEKSAYITPDVIIKWDGSSFSVSVFDEVLPKISFNEGYYKKFSATGDRNVSRFLQEKHQDYQWIMRSIEQRKETLANVTLKIVEKQQDFFIKGPSHLKPMTMKEISDELEIHESTVSRAVREKYAQTPYGTYELRSFFSSTIKTTSDENTSSQQVKTIIGKMIEEENKQKPLSDQELVKLLKEQEGMVVSRRTIAKYRDQLGIPSSSKRKRYD